Proteins found in one Mucilaginibacter gracilis genomic segment:
- a CDS encoding SusC/RagA family TonB-linked outer membrane protein — MKVNAIIVIILLFAVSSINASTVTAQTLSEVKVSFGLSQANLQTALTKIESQTDFRFAFRKNEIGSVKAISLSAQTRSVQQVLDELLKGTGLTYKQTNNSIIIFKYEAPKVEKQIATEQIRGTVKDEEGEPLPGVSIKVKGKPSGAISDLNGVFTVQASQNDVLVFSYIGYATIEKTVSGTQAINVTMKTTVGTLDAVVVIGYGTTTKRNNTGSVTSITAKDIGSQPVTDPLAALQGRVAGLDISAVTGYPGSGYNVHLRGENFINGGNDPLYIVDGVPFISTGLSQFDGANGSQSPLSSINPTDIERIDILKDADATAIYGSRGANGVILITTKQGKAGKPEFNFNVYSGISKVNHMVDMLNITDYLALRREAFANDHVTPTIDKAPDLLSWDPNLNQNWQKMLVGKSAGLTEASGSLRGGTEQTNFLISGTVRDEKIVLPGDLGYKRAALNLSLNHQSVDNKFKINASIKYTSDQNNTIATDITQYYNLPPNYPIYDAAGAYYWYGNQQNPLAFLARSSDSQTHTLFGNTSISYMILPGLNIKTTGGFTQMGMKQTQTYPQASYNPATYSGSQAYYGNSDMSSYIIEPQIDYTRKISKGTFNALLGGTWQQSITNGQSVIGSGYASDELLGAVDAAASVSAKTFNYGKYRYTSIFGRVTYNWDEKYIVNGTFRRDGSSRFGPNRRYGNFGAVGAAWLFSNESLIKDKISFLSFGKLRGSFGIVGNDQIGDYGYLDSWGSASFPYGGSSSLYPIRFPNPDFGWEENKKIEGGIDLGFLSDRILLTVNYYRNRSNNQVVNEVLSPQSGFTGFTGNLPALVQNTGWEFELNTVNIQKKNFNWNTSFNITFARTELLEFPDFTKSAYADTYVIGQPLNIVRGYDFTRVNPQTGVPEFRDLNNSGGIDDPDLVTLGSTTPDFYGGIQNSFNYKSFSFNFFFQFVKQNGPGLNYGYLSYPNGILQNSEVSALNRWKQPGDQTNIPGATATAGTATYAAYQNAYRLSSANWVDASFIRLKNVSLKYNFANLVKSLKLKNLSVYVQGQNLFTITKYKGFDPETKGYALPPLSVYTAGVQVSF, encoded by the coding sequence ATGAAGGTGAATGCGATCATAGTGATAATCTTACTGTTTGCAGTGAGCAGCATCAATGCCTCAACAGTTACGGCGCAAACATTATCAGAGGTTAAAGTTTCCTTTGGTTTGTCGCAGGCTAATCTGCAAACCGCTTTAACAAAAATTGAGAGCCAAACCGATTTTAGGTTTGCCTTTCGTAAAAACGAGATCGGCTCGGTAAAAGCGATCAGCCTTAGTGCGCAAACACGCAGCGTACAGCAGGTGCTTGATGAGTTGCTGAAAGGTACGGGGCTTACGTACAAGCAAACCAATAACAGCATCATCATATTTAAATATGAAGCGCCGAAAGTTGAAAAACAGATAGCTACTGAGCAGATCAGGGGAACAGTAAAAGATGAGGAAGGTGAACCCTTACCGGGAGTTTCTATCAAGGTAAAAGGAAAACCAAGCGGCGCGATCAGCGATTTGAATGGTGTGTTTACCGTTCAAGCATCACAAAATGATGTACTTGTATTTAGTTATATAGGTTATGCAACTATCGAAAAAACAGTAAGCGGCACACAGGCTATAAATGTTACCATGAAGACTACCGTAGGTACACTTGATGCCGTGGTTGTAATTGGTTACGGTACCACTACTAAAAGAAATAACACCGGTTCGGTAACCTCTATCACCGCTAAGGATATTGGATCACAACCCGTTACCGACCCGTTGGCAGCATTGCAGGGCCGGGTAGCCGGTTTAGATATTTCGGCGGTTACAGGTTATCCGGGCTCAGGGTATAATGTTCACCTGCGTGGAGAAAACTTCATTAACGGGGGTAACGATCCTCTGTATATTGTTGATGGCGTACCTTTTATATCTACAGGCCTGAGCCAATTTGATGGCGCCAATGGCAGCCAAAGCCCTTTAAGCAGCATTAACCCAACAGATATTGAACGGATTGATATATTAAAGGATGCCGATGCTACAGCTATTTATGGTTCACGTGGTGCTAATGGTGTTATTTTGATCACCACCAAACAAGGTAAGGCAGGTAAGCCCGAGTTTAACTTTAATGTATATAGTGGTATATCAAAAGTGAACCATATGGTTGATATGTTGAACATTACAGATTATTTGGCTTTGCGCAGAGAGGCCTTTGCCAACGACCATGTAACGCCAACTATTGATAAAGCTCCAGATTTATTGAGCTGGGATCCAAATCTGAATCAAAACTGGCAAAAAATGCTGGTCGGTAAATCAGCAGGCTTAACAGAGGCTTCCGGTTCTTTAAGGGGTGGTACCGAGCAAACTAATTTTCTGATCAGCGGAACCGTACGGGATGAGAAAATTGTACTTCCCGGCGATCTGGGGTATAAAAGGGCCGCGTTAAATTTATCGCTCAATCACCAATCTGTTGATAATAAGTTTAAAATAAACGCTTCCATCAAATACACATCCGACCAAAATAACACCATCGCTACCGATATAACGCAGTATTACAACCTGCCACCAAATTATCCTATTTACGATGCTGCCGGCGCTTACTATTGGTATGGGAATCAACAAAATCCGTTGGCTTTTTTGGCACGGAGCAGTGATTCGCAAACGCATACTTTGTTTGGCAACACGTCAATCAGCTACATGATCTTGCCGGGTTTAAACATCAAAACTACAGGCGGCTTTACACAAATGGGTATGAAACAAACCCAGACCTATCCGCAAGCCAGTTACAACCCGGCCACCTACTCGGGCAGCCAGGCTTATTATGGCAATAGTGATATGAGCTCATACATTATTGAGCCCCAGATTGATTATACACGTAAAATCAGCAAAGGTACCTTTAACGCCTTATTAGGTGGTACCTGGCAACAAAGTATAACCAATGGCCAGTCTGTTATTGGCAGCGGTTATGCCAGCGATGAGCTGCTTGGAGCTGTAGATGCAGCAGCATCGGTATCAGCTAAAACCTTTAATTATGGTAAATACAGGTATACTTCAATATTTGGCAGGGTAACCTATAACTGGGACGAAAAATATATCGTTAACGGAACTTTCCGCAGAGATGGTTCTTCCAGGTTTGGTCCTAACAGGCGCTATGGTAATTTTGGCGCTGTAGGTGCGGCATGGTTATTCAGCAACGAATCTCTCATCAAAGATAAGATCAGCTTTTTAAGCTTTGGTAAATTACGCGGAAGCTTTGGTATTGTAGGCAACGACCAGATTGGGGATTACGGATATTTGGATAGCTGGGGATCAGCAAGTTTCCCTTACGGCGGATCGTCAAGTTTATACCCAATACGTTTCCCTAACCCCGACTTTGGCTGGGAAGAAAACAAAAAAATTGAAGGTGGTATAGATTTGGGTTTCCTGAGCGATAGGATATTGCTTACTGTAAACTATTACCGAAATAGATCAAACAACCAAGTGGTGAACGAGGTTCTATCACCTCAATCCGGCTTTACAGGGTTTACCGGTAACCTGCCTGCCTTAGTGCAAAATACAGGCTGGGAATTTGAATTGAATACGGTTAACATTCAAAAAAAGAATTTCAACTGGAATACATCATTCAACATAACTTTCGCCCGTACCGAGCTATTGGAATTTCCTGATTTTACAAAATCAGCATATGCCGATACCTATGTAATTGGCCAGCCTTTGAATATTGTAAGAGGTTATGATTTTACCAGAGTTAATCCACAAACCGGCGTGCCTGAATTTAGGGATCTTAATAATAGCGGAGGAATTGATGATCCTGACCTGGTTACACTGGGCAGCACCACTCCCGATTTTTATGGAGGTATCCAAAACAGCTTCAATTACAAAAGCTTTAGCTTTAATTTCTTCTTCCAGTTTGTAAAACAAAACGGACCAGGGCTTAACTATGGCTACCTGTCATACCCTAACGGGATATTGCAAAACTCGGAGGTTAGCGCTTTAAATCGCTGGAAACAGCCCGGCGATCAAACCAACATTCCGGGAGCCACCGCAACTGCCGGTACAGCTACTTATGCCGCTTATCAAAATGCTTACCGCTTATCAAGCGCAAACTGGGTTGATGCTTCCTTTATCCGTTTAAAAAATGTATCGTTAAAGTACAATTTTGCAAACCTGGTTAAGAGCCTTAAGCTTAAAAACCTGTCGGTATATGTACAAGGCCAAAACCTGTTTACCATAACCAAATACAAAGGGTTTGACCCCGAAACTAAAGGTTATGCATTGCCGCCTTTAAGTGTTTATACTGCTGGTGTACAAGTTTCATTTTAA
- a CDS encoding RagB/SusD family nutrient uptake outer membrane protein translates to MKALYYILGVVLLTSTVSCNKYVDIENPKNQLVSSSVFVSDATATAAIVGIYSDMNAYNYQFANVLTTFMSAMSADEFAYAATFASFDEFKNNAISPDNTYVGILWSQPYDFIYRSNAIIKGVTASTTLSAATKNQLLGEARFVRAFCHFYLTNMFGDVPLILTDDVPTNSSLPRTPKADVYAAVIADLVEAKRLLGTAYPGNLERTRPNKTAATLLLARAYLYTGNNAQAETEATEVINTPNYSLLKNPDQTNAASMSKAFLKNSNEAIWQLQVVNTLGGRNTWEGNLMVPASSPLYRITTGPNGLASAFEVGDKRYTNWVGIYNTTATPPVTYYYPFKYKVRVGVSGAAATEYSMVLRFAEAYLIRGEARIQQSKFSDGKDDLNVIRDRSGLTALGTPASIAAGMTMVEQERRVELFAEWGHRWFDLKRWKSVTNVAGKSRADDVLPLIKTNWKSTAALFPIPTEAMRTNPNMVQNPGYPGAK, encoded by the coding sequence ATGAAAGCATTATATTATATACTGGGAGTTGTGCTGCTAACCTCAACAGTGTCGTGCAATAAATATGTCGACATAGAAAACCCCAAAAATCAATTGGTTAGCTCAAGTGTTTTTGTGAGCGATGCCACCGCAACCGCTGCTATAGTTGGCATTTATAGCGATATGAACGCCTATAACTATCAGTTTGCCAACGTGCTCACTACCTTTATGAGCGCCATGAGCGCCGATGAGTTTGCTTATGCCGCTACGTTTGCAAGTTTTGATGAGTTTAAAAACAATGCCATATCACCTGATAATACTTATGTGGGTATATTATGGTCGCAACCGTACGATTTTATTTATCGTTCAAACGCCATTATTAAAGGCGTAACGGCATCAACAACCCTATCGGCCGCTACCAAAAATCAATTATTGGGCGAAGCGCGTTTTGTACGTGCCTTTTGCCACTTTTACCTCACCAATATGTTTGGCGATGTACCCTTAATATTAACCGATGATGTGCCAACCAACAGCAGTTTACCCAGAACCCCCAAGGCCGACGTTTATGCCGCTGTAATAGCCGATCTGGTTGAAGCCAAAAGACTATTGGGCACTGCTTATCCGGGCAACCTGGAGCGTACCCGGCCTAACAAAACTGCTGCTACGCTTTTACTGGCAAGGGCTTATTTATATACCGGCAACAACGCCCAGGCCGAAACAGAAGCTACCGAGGTGATCAATACACCTAACTATAGCCTGTTGAAAAACCCTGATCAAACCAACGCTGCCAGTATGAGCAAAGCATTCCTCAAAAATAGTAACGAGGCTATCTGGCAGTTGCAGGTGGTTAACACTTTGGGTGGCCGTAACACCTGGGAAGGTAATCTGATGGTGCCGGCAAGCAGTCCGCTTTATAGGATAACTACCGGCCCTAATGGCTTAGCCAGTGCTTTTGAGGTTGGCGATAAGCGCTATACTAACTGGGTGGGCATTTACAATACTACAGCCACGCCACCGGTTACTTACTACTATCCGTTTAAATATAAAGTTAGGGTTGGCGTGAGTGGCGCCGCTGCTACAGAATATTCAATGGTGCTGCGTTTTGCCGAGGCTTACCTGATTCGTGGTGAGGCCCGGATACAACAATCTAAATTTAGCGACGGTAAAGACGACCTGAATGTAATACGTGACCGTTCCGGATTAACCGCACTTGGCACGCCTGCCTCAATTGCAGCCGGTATGACCATGGTTGAACAGGAACGCCGCGTTGAGCTTTTTGCTGAATGGGGACACCGCTGGTTTGATTTAAAACGCTGGAAAAGCGTTACAAACGTAGCAGGTAAAAGCCGTGCCGATGATGTATTGCCTTTAATTAAAACCAACTGGAAATCAACCGCGGCACTGTTCCCAATTCCAACAGAGGCAATGCGTACTAATCCTAATATGGTTCAAAACCCAGGCTATCCAGGCGCTAAATAA
- a CDS encoding TlpA family protein disulfide reductase — MTRSIYIICLLVLGFGRVQAQVLDIKPDKPQRGTPVTITYHTDAPGAKISKDAAAVTIVFTYSTFYELPWKMPMTKKGDDWVATFVPQRYATFATFTLQSGDIVEKPADKHFSIPVYDGAKRVKSGLLHESYSLSAQMPKAPDLQALKQKLQEQELENYPNNYEAKVALLQTKIVRAKTAAEKLKYRTEARKIIAAKLEENPTFGGNINLVTMGYLMIGEKTRVDSVREVIMKRFPDADVSIDRRASIIAKDKDSVGRTAKLEALLKKGEKPGEEGSTSIHDMLFEHYASVHDSVKALRHAAKLVVKANPYTPETLKDIAAKLTEYKVAPAAAINYAQRSLKIADQWPVGIIRYFPEYGYIPSFVADSTRAQAVADAKCTLVSIIALNNLYQGNQKAALNYAAQAMAYAYSREGLLNVASVYQQTNNNQKAFDALWKLLLKNPTDTVVLKIAKTNFLKFNNSNTEFAAKVDELKALEIAQLTRKLKKELMNKPHPELSGLVDLEGKAVTPEMLKGKIVIIDFWATWCVPCMQELPYLHNVYQKYKNNPNVMFMVVNSGANNTLTDAQNWAKKNQQYTFPIYYNKDKDIGEKVGFTVIPTIAVLDQNGSLQYRTIGFEGEILEKKLSVEIDILLQEKKI, encoded by the coding sequence ATGACCAGATCAATTTACATCATATGCCTGCTTGTACTCGGCTTTGGCCGGGTACAGGCCCAGGTATTAGATATCAAACCCGATAAGCCGCAACGCGGAACTCCGGTAACCATAACCTATCATACCGATGCGCCCGGTGCCAAAATCAGTAAAGATGCGGCGGCGGTTACCATCGTATTTACCTATTCTACCTTTTACGAACTGCCATGGAAAATGCCCATGACAAAAAAGGGAGACGACTGGGTAGCCACCTTTGTACCGCAGCGCTACGCTACTTTTGCCACCTTTACCTTGCAAAGTGGCGATATTGTAGAAAAGCCTGCCGACAAACATTTTTCGATACCTGTTTACGACGGGGCAAAGCGGGTAAAGAGCGGCTTGCTGCACGAATCTTACAGCCTTTCGGCGCAAATGCCTAAAGCGCCTGATCTGCAAGCTTTGAAACAAAAACTTCAGGAGCAGGAGCTTGAAAACTATCCTAATAATTATGAAGCTAAAGTAGCCTTGCTTCAAACCAAAATTGTACGCGCTAAAACCGCCGCAGAAAAGTTGAAGTACCGTACCGAAGCACGCAAAATTATCGCTGCAAAGCTCGAAGAAAACCCAACATTTGGCGGCAACATTAACCTGGTTACCATGGGTTATTTAATGATTGGCGAGAAAACGAGGGTAGATTCGGTACGTGAGGTTATTATGAAACGTTTTCCGGATGCTGATGTATCTATAGACAGGCGTGCATCAATTATAGCGAAGGATAAAGACAGCGTTGGCCGCACCGCTAAACTGGAAGCCTTACTTAAAAAAGGTGAAAAGCCAGGCGAAGAAGGTTCAACAAGTATACATGATATGCTTTTTGAACATTACGCATCAGTTCATGATTCGGTGAAGGCATTACGGCACGCCGCTAAACTTGTGGTAAAAGCCAATCCGTACACGCCCGAAACTTTAAAAGATATCGCGGCCAAGCTAACTGAATATAAGGTTGCCCCGGCGGCTGCCATCAATTATGCTCAGCGTTCATTAAAAATTGCCGATCAATGGCCTGTTGGTATCATCAGGTATTTCCCCGAGTATGGTTACATACCGTCATTTGTTGCCGATAGCACAAGGGCGCAGGCTGTTGCCGATGCTAAATGTACCTTAGTATCCATCATCGCGCTAAATAATTTATATCAGGGTAACCAAAAAGCTGCTTTAAACTACGCGGCCCAAGCCATGGCTTACGCCTATAGCAGGGAAGGCTTGCTTAACGTGGCATCGGTTTATCAGCAAACCAATAACAATCAAAAAGCTTTTGATGCTCTATGGAAACTGCTTTTAAAGAACCCAACAGATACCGTAGTACTCAAAATAGCGAAAACCAACTTTCTAAAGTTCAATAACTCCAATACAGAGTTTGCCGCTAAAGTAGATGAACTGAAGGCCTTGGAAATAGCGCAGCTAACCCGTAAACTCAAAAAAGAACTGATGAACAAACCCCATCCGGAATTATCAGGTCTTGTTGATCTGGAGGGGAAAGCGGTAACGCCCGAAATGCTGAAAGGTAAAATTGTGATAATTGATTTTTGGGCTACCTGGTGCGTACCCTGCATGCAGGAGTTGCCTTATCTGCATAACGTTTACCAAAAATATAAAAACAACCCCAATGTTATGTTTATGGTGGTAAACAGCGGAGCAAACAATACCCTGACTGATGCACAAAATTGGGCCAAAAAAAATCAACAATACACATTCCCTATCTACTATAACAAGGACAAGGATATTGGCGAAAAAGTTGGCTTTACAGTAATTCCAACTATTGCGGTGTTAGATCAGAATGGATCACTACAATACAGAACAATAGGTTTTGAGGGAGAAATATTAGAAAAGAAGCTCTCGGTTGAAATTGACATCCTTTTACAGGAAAAGAAGATCTGA
- a CDS encoding polysaccharide lyase family 8 super-sandwich domain-containing protein, which produces MNSRVVKSLLKGEELLRVTKSVAKGLNDMQPNGTWADIDYKDKAVAIWSPALHLTRVQNFAMAYARPNNIYSHDETLYRAIVKTLQAWNRIDPKCNNWWYNEINCPQLLGQIMLLMHSSKPLPRTLQDSLLIKMNRGNMYKQTGANKLDVALHNLYRALLTRDVTLMDSAVSQCFQPVMLTNATEGLMYDYSYLQHGRQLQIASYGSVFLVGEYRIAAYLQGTRWQMLPGKREVLTKFLNNVFLNAIRYKYLDFNVMGRGFTRKDSANTSAVPGLLADINMLKKNDEDNDYTGYIDAVKRASGKVPPSYKIKTTHTQYWIGDYTQHISPDYLFTVRTNSTRTRRTETGNGENLYGRYMSDGATNIQRSGSEYFNIFPVWEYDKIPGVTCREYLSDRAAVNSWDQPGTTNFTGGVSDGQYGVSTYSLDFDSVKAKKAWFFFGKQVVCLGTGISSDTPEPITTTVNQCWSRGRVVVNKAQHSYWQDSIAYYVQPNNHILYSNKEQKGTWEHINNSQSSDSVKGKVFKLWIDHGKQPQNALYSYIVVPGISQKQFLRESPYQELNILSNTNVMQAVRSSQKDVLQVIFYKPGTLHTGKIAVSVSEPCVLMLEKANTTNPMIYVVDPSHQLKTISILLNGKKLNCVLPINEYAGSTLKVIYR; this is translated from the coding sequence GTGAACAGCCGTGTTGTTAAAAGCCTTTTGAAAGGAGAAGAATTATTAAGGGTAACTAAATCAGTAGCCAAAGGATTAAACGATATGCAGCCTAACGGCACCTGGGCAGATATTGATTACAAGGATAAAGCAGTAGCTATTTGGTCGCCGGCGTTACACCTAACCAGAGTGCAAAACTTTGCCATGGCCTATGCGCGGCCTAACAATATCTATAGCCACGATGAAACACTTTATAGGGCCATAGTTAAAACGCTGCAAGCATGGAATCGTATTGATCCAAAATGTAATAATTGGTGGTACAACGAAATTAATTGCCCCCAATTGCTGGGGCAAATTATGTTGCTTATGCACAGTTCAAAGCCACTGCCGCGCACTTTGCAAGATTCATTGCTGATAAAAATGAACCGGGGCAATATGTATAAGCAAACCGGTGCCAATAAGCTGGATGTAGCTTTGCACAACCTGTATCGTGCTTTATTAACGCGCGATGTTACTCTTATGGATTCGGCTGTAAGCCAATGTTTTCAACCGGTAATGTTGACTAATGCCACCGAAGGCTTGATGTATGATTACTCTTACCTGCAACACGGGCGGCAACTACAGATCGCATCCTATGGATCGGTATTTTTGGTGGGCGAATACCGGATAGCCGCTTACCTGCAAGGAACCAGGTGGCAGATGCTACCCGGTAAAAGAGAAGTTTTGACTAAGTTTCTTAACAACGTTTTTCTGAATGCTATTCGTTATAAATATTTGGATTTTAATGTAATGGGGCGCGGTTTTACCCGTAAAGATTCTGCCAATACAAGCGCGGTGCCTGGCTTGCTTGCAGATATTAATATGTTAAAAAAGAACGATGAGGATAATGACTATACCGGATATATAGATGCTGTAAAACGGGCATCGGGCAAAGTACCCCCGTCATATAAAATAAAAACAACCCATACCCAGTATTGGATAGGCGATTATACACAACACATAAGCCCCGATTATTTGTTTACAGTACGAACCAACTCAACAAGAACAAGAAGAACGGAAACCGGTAACGGTGAAAATTTGTATGGCCGTTACATGAGCGATGGAGCAACCAATATACAACGCAGCGGTAGCGAATATTTTAATATTTTTCCCGTATGGGAATACGACAAAATTCCCGGTGTAACCTGTCGTGAATATTTATCAGATAGAGCCGCGGTCAATTCCTGGGATCAGCCCGGCACAACCAATTTTACCGGTGGTGTTAGCGATGGGCAATACGGAGTAAGTACGTACAGCTTAGATTTTGATAGCGTGAAAGCCAAAAAAGCATGGTTCTTTTTTGGTAAGCAGGTAGTTTGCCTGGGCACGGGTATAAGTTCTGATACGCCGGAACCAATTACAACAACGGTAAATCAATGCTGGAGTAGGGGAAGGGTAGTGGTAAATAAAGCTCAACACTCCTACTGGCAAGATAGTATTGCATATTACGTGCAGCCAAACAATCATATCTTATACTCAAATAAAGAACAGAAAGGAACCTGGGAACATATCAATAACTCACAATCTTCTGATTCCGTTAAGGGCAAGGTGTTTAAACTTTGGATAGATCATGGCAAACAACCACAAAATGCTTTATACAGTTATATTGTGGTACCCGGCATATCCCAGAAACAATTTCTTCGGGAATCTCCATATCAGGAACTGAATATCCTGAGTAATACTAACGTGATGCAAGCTGTACGCTCATCCCAAAAGGATGTTTTACAGGTTATATTTTATAAGCCGGGTACATTGCATACCGGGAAAATAGCTGTCAGTGTAAGTGAGCCCTGTGTATTGATGCTTGAAAAGGCAAACACAACAAACCCTATGATATATGTTGTCGATCCCTCACATCAATTGAAAACTATATCGATTTTATTGAATGGTAAAAAATTGAACTGTGTATTGCCGATAAACGAATATGCTGGTTCTACACTTAAAGTTATCTATAGATGA
- a CDS encoding glycoside hydrolase family 35 protein: MNKIRLIKALLTCTILFTFIQTQAQQKHVFSLSKNDFLLDGKPFRIISGEMHPARIPRAYWRHRIKMAKAMGCNTIAAYIFWNYHESKEGIFDFKTDNHNIAEFIRICQQEGMWVILRPGPYVCAEWDWGGLPTYLLKIPDIKIRCMDSRYMAAVSRYVNHLSKEVKPLLCTNGGPIILTQIENEYGSYGNDKTYLNILKKLWQQNGIPGPYYTADGATAHMLDAGTVDGAAIGLDAGTSDKDFEAATRQNPNVPSFSSETYPGWLTHWKEQWQRPDTNELKRDITYLLKSGKSFNFYVIHGGTNFGFTAGANAFNPTQFQPDITSYDYDAPISEHGNATPKYYMLRKLISQYVKYKIPPVPAPIKAIEIPEVKLNPLTSIWKILPKPIASAQPKPMEYYGQNQGFILYRTHLIGNKTGTLTITEPHDFALIFIDGKLVDTVNRNGGHWSVKLPKSESKNPLLDILVEGMGHINFAQYMIDRKGITDRVTLNGMTLMDWQTYLLPMSEKMVAGLKPAYPEGIQDGVFYKGQFALAETGDTFIDMSKYTRGIVYVNGHNLGRYWNVGPQQRLYCPAGWLKTGVNDITVFDTMQNTAATVKGYKLPE; encoded by the coding sequence ATGAATAAAATACGATTGATAAAAGCGTTACTGACGTGTACAATACTGTTTACATTTATCCAAACACAGGCGCAGCAAAAACACGTTTTCTCACTTAGTAAGAATGATTTTTTGCTGGATGGTAAACCGTTCCGGATCATCAGCGGCGAAATGCACCCCGCACGTATCCCCCGGGCTTACTGGCGACACCGGATAAAGATGGCCAAAGCCATGGGCTGCAATACCATTGCCGCATACATTTTTTGGAACTATCACGAAAGCAAAGAAGGTATCTTCGATTTTAAAACGGACAACCATAACATTGCCGAATTTATCCGCATCTGCCAGCAGGAGGGTATGTGGGTGATCCTTCGCCCCGGCCCCTATGTTTGCGCCGAATGGGACTGGGGAGGCCTGCCAACTTATTTGTTAAAGATACCGGATATTAAGATCAGGTGCATGGATAGCCGGTACATGGCCGCGGTAAGCCGATATGTAAATCATTTGAGTAAAGAAGTTAAACCCTTGCTATGTACCAATGGTGGGCCTATCATCTTAACCCAGATCGAAAATGAATACGGCAGTTATGGTAATGATAAAACCTATCTCAACATATTGAAAAAACTGTGGCAACAAAATGGCATTCCGGGCCCTTATTATACCGCAGACGGTGCCACTGCGCATATGCTGGATGCCGGGACCGTTGATGGCGCCGCCATTGGATTGGATGCGGGAACAAGCGATAAGGACTTTGAAGCCGCTACCAGGCAAAACCCCAATGTACCGTCTTTCAGTTCAGAAACCTACCCCGGCTGGTTAACGCACTGGAAAGAGCAATGGCAAAGGCCGGATACCAATGAGTTAAAGAGGGATATTACCTACCTGCTTAAAAGCGGCAAGTCATTCAATTTTTATGTGATACATGGCGGTACCAATTTTGGTTTCACGGCTGGCGCAAACGCGTTTAACCCAACGCAATTTCAGCCGGATATTACCAGTTATGATTATGATGCTCCAATTAGCGAACATGGCAACGCGACACCTAAATATTATATGCTACGTAAGTTGATCAGCCAATATGTAAAATACAAGATACCACCCGTACCTGCTCCTATAAAAGCTATTGAGATTCCAGAGGTTAAACTTAACCCATTAACCAGCATCTGGAAGATATTGCCTAAGCCAATTGCATCGGCCCAGCCAAAACCTATGGAATATTACGGACAGAACCAGGGCTTTATTTTATATCGCACACACCTTATTGGTAACAAAACAGGTACCTTAACCATTACCGAACCGCACGATTTTGCCTTAATATTTATTGATGGAAAACTGGTAGATACCGTTAACCGGAACGGTGGCCATTGGAGCGTTAAACTCCCTAAAAGTGAAAGCAAAAACCCACTACTGGATATTTTAGTAGAGGGCATGGGCCATATTAATTTTGCGCAATACATGATAGACCGTAAAGGTATTACCGATAGGGTAACCCTTAACGGGATGACACTGATGGATTGGCAAACCTATTTGCTACCCATGAGCGAAAAAATGGTAGCCGGTTTAAAGCCTGCTTACCCCGAAGGCATACAGGATGGCGTATTTTACAAAGGGCAATTCGCCTTAGCCGAAACCGGAGATACGTTTATTGATATGAGTAAGTACACCCGCGGCATTGTTTATGTAAATGGGCATAACCTTGGGCGCTATTGGAATGTTGGCCCTCAGCAAAGATTGTATTGTCCGGCTGGCTGGCTTAAAACAGGAGTAAATGATATTACCGTTTTTGATACGATGCAAAACACTGCTGCAACTGTTAAAGGCTATAAACTACCGGAATAA